The proteins below are encoded in one region of Lactuca sativa cultivar Salinas chromosome 3, Lsat_Salinas_v11, whole genome shotgun sequence:
- the LOC128132929 gene encoding uncharacterized protein LOC128132929: DKLPKMSEPSQLMTESTRSDLYVALPVLNQGKKWVLLYSTWRHGISLSNLYKRSNLCPGLSLLVVGDRKGAVFGGLVEAPLKPSTKKRYQGSNDTFVFTNTPGRPVIYRPTGVNRYFTLCSTEYLALGGGNHFALYLDSDLLNGSSLASETYGNSCLSHTQEFEVKEIELWGFVYASEYEEAISMLRTEAPGICRW, encoded by the exons gataAACTTCCAAAAATGTCAGAACCTTCACAACTTATGACAGAAAGTACACGTTCTGATCTTTATGTTGCACTCCCTGTTCTCAATCAAGGAAAGAAATGGGTCTTACTATACAG TACATGGAGGCATGGCATAtctctttcaaacttatataaaAGAAGCAATCTTTGCCCTGGGTTAAGTCTACTG GTTGTTGGAGATCGTAAAGGTGCAGTGTTTGGTGGTTTAGTTGAGGCACCTTTGAAACCATCAACAAAGAAAAGATACCAG GGATCGAATGATACATTTGTGTTTACAAATACACCAGGGCGTCCTGTTATATATCGCCCCACAG GGGTGAATCGGTATTTTACTCTTTGTTCAACTGAGTATTTAGCGCTTGGTGGGGGAAATCATTTTGCATTGTATCTCGATAGTGACTT ATTGAATGGGTCAAGTTTGGCCTCAGAAACTTATGGTAACTCTTGTTTGTCACACACCCAAGAATTTGAAGTGAAGGAAATTGAG CTGTGGGGGTTTGTATATGCTTCAGAGTATGAAGAGGCGATATCAATGTTGAGGACAGAAGCACCTGGGATATGTCGATGGTAG
- the LOC128132930 gene encoding uncharacterized protein LOC128132930 codes for MALPPLSIRGDLGVVSTAGVRYAYPLLKSFAKMGPQGVLGATKLLRPFSEIVDSLGLKDPFIRNWVDLLSFLLAGVKSDGVLSAEMIYMFAEWYKPGCSLEYPVGGTGALVEALVLRFSF; via the exons ATGGCTTTGCCACCTTTATCTATTCGAGGTGATTTGGGAGTTGTTTCTACTGCTGGAGTTAGATATGCATATCCACTCCTAAAATCATTTGCAAAAATGGGACCTCAAGGTGTTCTTGGTGCCACAAAGCTTTTACGCCCTTTTTCAGAAATAGTTGATTCATTGGGACTCAAAGATCCTTTCATTAGAAATTGGGTGGATCTTTTGTCTTTCTTACTTGCTGGAGTGAAATCCGATGGTGTTCTTTCAGCAGAAATG ATTTATATGTTTGCAGAATGGTATAAACCAGGTTGTAGTTTAGAATACCCTGTTGGTGGAACTGGAGCACTTGTTGAGGCTCTTGttctcagattttccttttga